A segment of the Peptoclostridium acidaminophilum DSM 3953 genome:
CGGCGTTTTCAATGTCGCCTAGCAGGTCGTAGAGGCTGCTGCCGCCGTAGTTGCCCTCTATTACGTCAGTAACTGCGTCAAGCACGTTGGCTATGCCGCTGTGGTTTGTTACGTCGCCGCCGCTCATTACTATGAAGCCGTTTTCTTCAAGCTCCTCTAGAGCTCCTTGGTCAAGCTGCTCAAGGGCCGCTACTATTTCTTCAGTGTAGTCGCTTGAAACCATGCCCTCCAGCATTACAAGCAGATCCACAAGCTCCCCCGAGTCCAGGCTCTCGAGCTTGTCCTTTAGCTGGCTCACCTGAGGAGAGTAGTCTGCCGCATAAGCGCCCGAGTACGCCGGAATATAAGCACAGCTCATGGCGATTATGAGTAAAAATGCTACTAGCTTTCTCATAATTAATCTTTCCCCCTTATTATGTTTTGTATTTTGTATGGAATTTGATTATTGTATAGAGGTCGTGGCATCTAGTCGATGTCCATGACTCTCTTTATTACCGCTGCCGCTTCTGCTCTTGTGGCCATGGCCCTTGGGGCTATGGTCTTCTCGCTCTGGCCATTTATGACGCCGTTTGAAAGGGCCTTGCCCATGGAATCCTTAGCCCATTCTGATACGCTGGAGCCGTCTGTGTATGACGTCATGTCCTTGGCCGGCTGCAGCTGCTTGCCCTTGTACTCCAGGGCGCCCATTATTATCTTGACCATCTGCTCCCGGGTTACGTTATCATTTGGGGCGAAGCTGCTCTGGCTGATGCCGTTTATTATGCCCGCGGATTTGGCCGAGGCCACTACGCCGTAGAACCAGTCCGAATCATTTACATCTTCGAACTCAATGCCTCCCACTCCCTGTATTCCAAGGGCTCTTACTATCAGGGCCGTGAATTCGGCTCTGGTTATGCTGCCGTTGGGATTGAAGCTGTCCTGGGACTGGCCTTTTATTATGCCCTTGCCGTAAAGCTCCAGTATTGTCTCCTTGGCCCAGTGTCCGTGTATGTCCTTGAAGCCAAGGCTTTCTTGAGCTTCGGTCTTTTCCTGCTCTGATGGAGTCTGTGGGGCAGTTCCTGTAGAGCCTCCTCCACC
Coding sequences within it:
- a CDS encoding S-layer homology domain-containing protein codes for the protein MNRLKKRLVPAALIAGLLFSTPCAGVYAADDLDFSYMLKKVAEIDDPAKKELGVELFKEYMDRENPDVEGLKRALNIATDSGTKQQITDAGYTLSEVLSKLDVLEDMSKGEIDTLLDAVEANDFTSEEIKEIANKYDGVEEQAGGSGGGGGGSTGTAPQTPSEQEKTEAQESLGFKDIHGHWAKETILELYGKGIIKGQSQDSFNPNGSITRAEFTALIVRALGIQGVGGIEFEDVNDSDWFYGVVASAKSAGIINGISQSSFAPNDNVTREQMVKIIMGALEYKGKQLQPAKDMTSYTDGSSVSEWAKDSMGKALSNGVINGQSEKTIAPRAMATRAEAAAVIKRVMDID